Proteins from a single region of Streptomyces sp. TN58:
- a CDS encoding polysaccharide deacetylase family protein, whose product MRKVAAAAALSAALTASLAGCGGSGSPEGGREARMGTPPASGPASPAASASPAAPAASAPGAAAASQSPLPGAPPAGAPGRAPTLAPGPNGLTPVFERAKQHTDKTVALTFDADMTSDQGPRAAGGERFDNPELISTLRTLKVPSTIFMTGRWAEEYPDQAKSIGTDPNFEIANHSYSHHAFKSPCYGLPALDGAAARADVDRAFAAFRQAGAVNTVPYFRFPGGCYDDPALRALSTARVTAVQWDVVSGDAFATDPDAVAEQVLAGVRPGSVVVMHCTRSAAPVTEEAIRKIVPELRKRGYRFVKVSDLIGT is encoded by the coding sequence ATGCGCAAGGTGGCGGCCGCGGCCGCACTCAGTGCCGCCCTCACGGCCTCCCTCGCGGGCTGCGGCGGCTCCGGCTCCCCCGAGGGCGGCCGCGAAGCCCGTATGGGCACGCCCCCGGCATCCGGCCCCGCGTCCCCGGCGGCCTCCGCGTCCCCGGCGGCCCCGGCGGCCTCCGCGCCCGGCGCCGCGGCCGCCTCCCAGAGCCCCCTGCCGGGCGCCCCGCCCGCCGGCGCCCCCGGCAGGGCCCCGACCCTGGCCCCCGGACCGAACGGCCTGACCCCGGTCTTCGAGCGGGCGAAGCAGCACACGGACAAGACCGTGGCGCTGACCTTCGACGCCGACATGACCTCCGACCAGGGACCGCGCGCCGCGGGCGGGGAGCGCTTCGACAACCCCGAGCTGATCTCGACGCTGCGCACCCTGAAGGTGCCCTCGACGATCTTCATGACTGGCCGCTGGGCCGAGGAGTACCCGGACCAGGCCAAGTCCATCGGAACCGACCCGAACTTCGAGATCGCCAACCACTCCTACAGCCACCACGCCTTCAAGTCCCCCTGCTACGGCCTGCCCGCGCTCGACGGCGCGGCCGCCCGGGCCGACGTGGACCGGGCCTTCGCCGCCTTCCGGCAGGCCGGCGCCGTCAACACCGTCCCCTACTTCCGCTTCCCCGGCGGCTGCTACGACGACCCGGCGCTACGGGCCCTGTCGACGGCCCGGGTCACGGCGGTCCAGTGGGACGTGGTCAGCGGGGACGCCTTCGCGACGGACCCGGACGCGGTCGCCGAACAGGTCCTCGCAGGCGTCAGACCGGGCTCGGTGGTGGTGATGCACTGCACGCGCAGCGCCGCCCCGGTCACCGAGGAGGCCATCCGCAAGATCGTCCCGGAACTCCGCAAACGCGGCTACCGCTTCGTGAAGGTCTCCGACCTGATCGGGACGTAG
- the murC gene encoding UDP-N-acetylmuramate--L-alanine ligase: MKPGLPTAMERPHFIGIGGAGMSGIAKILAQRGGQVAGSDARGDSETADALRAHGVTVHGGHTVDHLAADSTCVVVSSAIRADNPELARAAELGIPVVHRSDALAALMDGLRPIAVAGTHGKTTTTSMLAVSLSALGLDPSYAIGGDLDAPGSNAHHGEGDIFVAEADESDRTFHKYSPQVAIILNAELDHHANYASIEEIYESFETFVGKIVPGGTLVVAHGQEGAAEIARRVAGREGLTVVTYGEEEDADIRITKITPRGLTSEVTVVLDGRMLTFTVSVPGRHYAHNAVAALAAGVALGIPAHNLASALGKYTGVKRRLQLKGEAAGVQVIDSYAHHPTEMTADLEAIRGAAGDSRILVVFQPHLFSRTQELGKEMGQALALADASVVLDIYPAREDPLPGVTSEIIIAAARAAGADVTAEHDKTAVADVIAGMAKPGDLVLTMGAGDVTDLGPAILARLSS, translated from the coding sequence ATGAAGCCCGGCCTGCCGACCGCCATGGAACGGCCCCACTTCATCGGCATCGGCGGCGCCGGCATGTCCGGCATCGCGAAGATCCTGGCCCAGCGCGGCGGCCAGGTCGCCGGCAGCGACGCCCGCGGCGACTCCGAGACCGCCGACGCCCTGCGCGCCCACGGCGTCACCGTCCACGGCGGGCACACCGTCGACCACCTCGCCGCCGACTCCACCTGCGTGGTCGTCTCCAGCGCCATCCGCGCCGACAACCCCGAGCTGGCCCGCGCCGCCGAGCTCGGCATCCCCGTCGTGCACCGCTCCGACGCCCTCGCCGCCCTGATGGACGGCCTGCGTCCGATCGCCGTCGCCGGCACCCACGGGAAGACCACCACCACCTCGATGCTGGCGGTCTCCCTCTCGGCCCTGGGCCTGGACCCCTCCTACGCCATCGGCGGCGACCTCGACGCCCCGGGCTCCAACGCCCACCACGGCGAGGGCGACATCTTCGTGGCCGAGGCCGACGAGAGCGACCGCACCTTCCACAAGTACTCCCCGCAGGTCGCGATCATCCTCAACGCGGAGCTCGACCACCACGCGAACTACGCGTCGATCGAGGAGATCTACGAGTCCTTCGAGACCTTCGTCGGCAAGATCGTGCCCGGCGGCACCCTGGTCGTCGCCCACGGCCAGGAGGGCGCCGCCGAGATCGCCCGCCGCGTCGCGGGCCGCGAGGGCCTCACCGTCGTCACCTACGGCGAGGAGGAGGACGCCGACATCCGCATCACCAAGATCACCCCGCGTGGCCTGACCAGCGAGGTCACCGTGGTCCTGGACGGCCGGATGCTCACCTTCACCGTCTCCGTCCCCGGCCGCCACTACGCCCACAACGCCGTCGCCGCGCTCGCCGCGGGCGTCGCCCTCGGCATCCCGGCCCACAACCTGGCCTCCGCCCTCGGCAAGTACACCGGCGTCAAGCGCCGCCTCCAGCTCAAGGGCGAGGCCGCCGGCGTCCAGGTCATCGACTCCTACGCGCACCACCCCACCGAGATGACCGCCGACCTGGAGGCCATCCGCGGGGCCGCCGGGGACTCCCGGATCCTGGTCGTCTTCCAGCCGCACCTGTTCTCCCGCACCCAGGAGCTCGGCAAGGAGATGGGCCAGGCCCTGGCCCTCGCCGACGCCTCCGTGGTCCTGGACATCTACCCCGCCCGCGAGGACCCGCTCCCCGGCGTCACCAGCGAGATCATCATCGCCGCGGCCCGGGCGGCGGGCGCCGACGTCACCGCCGAGCACGACAAGACGGCCGTCGCCGACGTGATCGCGGGAATGGCCAAGCCCGGCGATCTCGTTCTCACCATGGGCGCGGGCGACGTCACGGACCTCGGTCCGGCCATCCTCGCGCGCCTGTCGAGCTGA
- a CDS encoding cytochrome P450 family protein — MAQRDAAPIGDGGLRDIVSAVSRGAPEYRQCPHPVYAALREQDPVCRLTPAHGIDTYLITRYDDARDALSDPRFSKDMHGAIDTYHAVYGSFFDALDDNVLFSDPPRHTRLRRVLRSAFTPRRVELMRPRITRIAEAILAECRRAGTVDLMASFAFPLPVAVLCELMGIPQEDRPEILEQFAVVTRCRFDPSRRAELKAAEERLQHRLERLISDTRDHPSDTFLSDLLQAEERLDDPELVASLWVLFFAGHKTTAYQIGNSVLNLLLHPDQAARLRQDPRLIPGAVEEMLRYEGSVETSTFRYAAREARIRDTVIPEGSLVQIAISSANRDPERFDEPDRLDVTREGLQGTHLGFGHGTHYCLGAPLARLELEIALACLLREFPGMRPVDLEETRGAWLKGPVPAFRGLEHLRVVLEPTGPDGDPGEPTLASVASGK; from the coding sequence ATGGCGCAGCGGGACGCGGCACCGATCGGCGACGGAGGACTGCGGGACATCGTCTCGGCGGTCTCCCGGGGCGCACCGGAGTACCGGCAGTGCCCCCACCCGGTGTACGCGGCCCTGCGCGAGCAGGACCCGGTGTGCCGGCTCACCCCTGCGCACGGGATCGACACCTACCTGATCACCCGTTACGACGACGCCCGCGACGCCCTGTCGGACCCCCGGTTCAGCAAGGACATGCACGGCGCCATCGACACCTACCACGCGGTGTACGGCAGCTTCTTCGACGCGCTCGACGACAACGTGCTCTTCTCGGACCCGCCGCGGCACACACGGCTGCGCCGCGTCCTGCGGAGCGCCTTCACCCCCCGCCGGGTGGAGCTGATGCGGCCGCGGATCACCCGGATCGCGGAGGCGATCCTCGCCGAGTGCCGCAGGGCGGGCACGGTCGACCTGATGGCCTCGTTCGCCTTCCCGCTGCCCGTCGCGGTCCTGTGCGAGCTGATGGGCATCCCGCAGGAGGACCGCCCGGAGATCCTGGAGCAGTTCGCGGTGGTCACCCGCTGCCGGTTCGACCCGAGCCGCAGGGCGGAGCTGAAGGCGGCCGAGGAGCGGCTCCAGCACCGGCTGGAACGCCTCATCTCGGACACCCGCGACCACCCGTCGGACACCTTCCTCAGCGACCTCCTCCAGGCGGAGGAACGCCTGGACGACCCAGAACTGGTGGCGTCGCTGTGGGTGCTGTTCTTCGCCGGCCACAAGACCACCGCCTACCAGATCGGCAACTCCGTCCTCAACCTGCTGCTCCACCCCGACCAGGCGGCCAGGCTCCGCCAGGACCCGCGTCTCATCCCGGGGGCGGTCGAGGAGATGCTGCGCTACGAGGGGTCGGTGGAGACCTCCACCTTCCGGTACGCGGCCCGGGAGGCCCGGATCCGGGACACGGTGATCCCCGAGGGCTCGCTGGTGCAGATCGCGATCTCCTCGGCCAACCGGGACCCGGAGCGGTTCGACGAGCCCGACCGGCTGGACGTGACGCGCGAGGGGCTGCAGGGCACGCACCTGGGCTTCGGCCACGGCACCCACTACTGCCTGGGGGCGCCGCTGGCCCGGCTGGAACTGGAGATCGCGCTGGCCTGCCTGCTGCGGGAGTTCCCCGGCATGCGGCCGGTGGACCTGGAGGAGACCCGGGGCGCGTGGCTCAAGGGCCCCGTCCCGGCCTTCCGGGGGCTGGAGCACCTGCGGGTCGTCCTGGAACCCACGGGCCCGGACGGGGACCCCGGCGAGCCGACCCTGGCCTCCGTGGCCTCCGGAAAGTAA
- a CDS encoding OsmC family peroxiredoxin, which produces MATTRHAHTVWEGDLLKGKGVVSLDSSGIGSYDVSWPARSEAANGKTSPEELIAAAHSSCFSMALSHGLAGAGTPPTRLETKADVTFQPGEGITGIHLSVEGEVPGLDDDAFAAAAEDAKKNCPVSQALTGTTITLSAKLA; this is translated from the coding sequence ATGGCCACCACGCGTCACGCGCACACCGTCTGGGAAGGCGACCTGCTCAAGGGCAAGGGCGTCGTCAGCCTCGACTCCTCGGGCATCGGTTCGTACGACGTCTCCTGGCCCGCCCGCTCCGAGGCCGCGAACGGCAAGACCAGCCCGGAGGAGCTGATCGCCGCCGCCCACTCCAGCTGCTTCTCGATGGCGCTGTCCCACGGCCTCGCGGGCGCGGGCACCCCGCCCACCCGGCTGGAGACCAAGGCGGACGTCACCTTCCAGCCCGGTGAGGGCATCACCGGCATCCACCTCAGCGTGGAGGGGGAGGTCCCGGGGCTGGACGACGACGCCTTCGCCGCCGCCGCCGAGGACGCCAAGAAGAACTGCCCGGTGAGCCAGGCCCTGACCGGCACCACGATCACCCTGAGCGCCAAGCTCGCCTGA
- a CDS encoding pyrimidine reductase family protein, with the protein MRRLFPVTDQTPAQRADAADREWSLDELADAYAYPELAADGHWLRANMVSTLDGAAQHDGRSQPISGETDMRIFGTLRALADVVVVGAETVRQEGYRPARAREAFAARREAAGQGPAPAIAVITASLDLDFSLPLFTSPLVPTLVVTGAAAPSDRVADAVHAGAEVVVAGEGAAVDAARAVRELADRGLRRQLTEGGPRLLGQFVAADVLDELCLTISPTLTAGGAQRIAGGPPVTVPHRLVPACVLEEAGFLFTSYRRI; encoded by the coding sequence ATGCGACGCCTGTTCCCTGTGACCGATCAGACACCAGCCCAGAGGGCGGACGCGGCCGACCGGGAGTGGTCGCTCGACGAGCTCGCGGACGCCTACGCGTACCCCGAGCTGGCGGCGGACGGCCACTGGCTGCGGGCCAACATGGTTTCCACCCTGGACGGCGCCGCCCAGCACGACGGCCGCTCACAGCCCATCTCCGGCGAGACCGACATGCGGATCTTCGGCACCCTGCGGGCGCTGGCCGATGTGGTGGTCGTCGGCGCGGAAACGGTTCGCCAGGAGGGGTACCGCCCCGCCCGCGCCCGGGAGGCCTTCGCGGCCCGCCGGGAGGCCGCCGGTCAGGGCCCCGCCCCCGCCATCGCGGTGATCACCGCCAGCCTCGACCTGGACTTCTCGCTGCCGCTCTTCACCTCGCCGCTGGTGCCGACCCTGGTGGTCACCGGCGCCGCGGCGCCCTCCGACCGGGTGGCCGACGCCGTGCACGCCGGGGCCGAGGTCGTGGTGGCCGGCGAGGGCGCGGCCGTGGACGCGGCCCGGGCCGTACGGGAACTCGCCGACCGGGGGCTGCGCCGTCAGCTCACCGAGGGCGGCCCCCGGCTGCTGGGGCAGTTCGTGGCCGCCGACGTGCTGGACGAGCTGTGCCTGACGATCTCCCCGACCCTTACGGCGGGCGGTGCCCAGCGCATCGCGGGAGGGCCCCCCGTCACGGTTCCGCACCGGCTCGTGCCCGCCTGCGTACTGGAAGAGGCCGGGTTCCTGTTCACGAGCTACCGTCGGATCTGA
- a CDS encoding glycosyltransferase family 2 protein, whose protein sequence is MTGTKGRTPTLGVVVLTMGDRPTELRALLDSVAAQDGEPATVVVLGQGVALPALPDGVAGVELPENLGIPGGRNAGVEWLRESGGVDVVVVLDDDGRLPHKDTFGLVREAFTDNPGLGVVGFRIADETGASQRRHVPRLGGKDPLVSGPVTTFLGGGHAIRMRVIDQVGDFPAPFFYAHEETDFAWRVLDAGWDIDYRADMVLQHPRTAASRHAVYYRNTGRNRVWLAKRHLPAVLVPVYLATWAAYTIAQRPPLSGLAAWWAGFFEGVRTPCPPRRPMRWRTVWRMTRLGRPPVL, encoded by the coding sequence ATGACCGGCACGAAGGGCAGGACGCCGACGCTGGGCGTCGTGGTGCTGACCATGGGCGACCGGCCCACCGAGCTGCGGGCCCTGCTCGACTCGGTGGCCGCCCAGGACGGAGAGCCGGCCACCGTCGTGGTCCTCGGCCAGGGCGTGGCCCTGCCCGCGCTGCCGGACGGTGTCGCCGGTGTGGAGCTGCCCGAGAACCTGGGCATCCCCGGCGGCCGGAACGCCGGCGTCGAGTGGCTGCGTGAGAGCGGCGGCGTGGACGTCGTCGTGGTCCTGGACGACGACGGACGGTTGCCCCACAAGGACACCTTCGGCCTCGTCCGGGAAGCCTTCACCGACAACCCCGGCCTGGGGGTGGTGGGCTTCCGGATCGCGGACGAGACCGGGGCGAGCCAGCGCCGGCACGTCCCCCGCCTGGGCGGCAAGGACCCGCTGGTGTCCGGGCCGGTGACGACGTTCCTCGGCGGCGGCCACGCCATCCGTATGCGCGTGATCGACCAGGTGGGCGACTTCCCCGCCCCGTTCTTCTACGCCCACGAGGAAACCGACTTCGCATGGCGGGTCCTGGACGCCGGCTGGGACATCGACTACCGGGCCGACATGGTCCTGCAGCACCCGCGTACAGCGGCGTCCCGGCACGCGGTCTACTACCGCAACACCGGCCGGAACCGGGTCTGGCTCGCCAAGCGGCACCTGCCTGCCGTGCTCGTGCCGGTCTACCTGGCGACCTGGGCCGCGTACACGATCGCGCAGCGCCCCCCGCTGTCCGGCCTGGCCGCCTGGTGGGCCGGGTTCTTCGAGGGCGTACGGACGCCCTGTCCGCCCCGACGGCCCATGCGGTGGCGGACCGTATGGCGGATGACCCGCCTCGGCCGGCCCCCCGTACTCTGA
- the zapE gene encoding cell division protein ZapE → MADDAGPRALCAREPRVPAERLVAEMVPPPRFDSVRFDTYNPDPAQPSQAEAVTVLSGFAAGLGGAHASGAGKRRWFSKKPAAPAGPRGVYLDGGYGVGKTHLLASLWHATPAEPALKAFGTFVELTNLVGALGFQQTVQTLGGHRLLCIDEFELDDPGDTVLVSSLLSRLVEQGVALAATSNTLPGKLGEGRFAAADFLREIQGLSAHFRPLRIDGQDYRHRGLPEAPAPFSDEQVAKAAYATEGASLDDFPGLLEHLARVHPSRYGALTDGITAVCLTDVGPVPDQSTALRLVVLADRLYDREVPVLASGVPFDRLFSEDMLNGGYRKKYFRAISRLTALARDAKPLVSQ, encoded by the coding sequence ATAGCCGACGACGCCGGGCCGCGGGCGCTGTGCGCGCGCGAGCCGCGGGTGCCCGCCGAACGGCTGGTGGCCGAGATGGTGCCGCCGCCGCGGTTCGACTCCGTCCGCTTCGACACCTACAACCCCGACCCGGCCCAGCCGAGCCAGGCCGAGGCGGTCACCGTGCTGAGCGGCTTCGCCGCGGGCCTCGGCGGGGCGCACGCGAGCGGCGCGGGGAAGAGGCGCTGGTTCTCGAAGAAGCCCGCGGCCCCCGCCGGGCCGCGCGGGGTCTACCTCGACGGCGGTTACGGCGTCGGCAAGACCCACCTGCTCGCCTCCCTGTGGCACGCCACCCCGGCCGAGCCCGCGCTCAAGGCCTTCGGCACCTTCGTGGAGCTCACGAACCTGGTGGGCGCGCTCGGCTTCCAGCAGACCGTGCAGACCCTGGGCGGGCACCGGCTGCTGTGCATCGACGAGTTCGAGCTGGACGACCCGGGCGACACCGTGCTGGTGTCCTCGCTGCTCAGCCGCCTGGTCGAGCAGGGCGTGGCACTGGCCGCCACCTCCAACACGCTGCCCGGCAAGCTCGGCGAGGGCCGCTTCGCCGCCGCGGACTTCCTGCGGGAGATCCAGGGGCTGTCGGCGCACTTCCGGCCGCTGCGGATCGACGGCCAGGACTACCGCCACCGCGGCCTGCCGGAGGCTCCGGCGCCGTTCTCCGACGAGCAGGTCGCCAAGGCCGCGTACGCGACCGAGGGCGCGAGCCTGGACGACTTCCCCGGCCTGCTGGAACACCTGGCCCGGGTGCACCCGAGCCGCTACGGCGCCCTGACCGACGGGATCACGGCGGTCTGCCTGACCGACGTCGGCCCGGTGCCGGACCAGTCGACGGCGCTGCGGCTGGTGGTCCTGGCCGACCGGCTGTACGACCGCGAGGTGCCGGTGCTGGCGTCCGGTGTCCCCTTCGACAGGCTGTTCAGCGAGGACATGCTGAACGGCGGCTACCGGAAGAAGTACTTCCGCGCCATATCGCGGCTCACCGCGCTGGCGCGCGACGCGAAACCCCTGGTGTCCCAGTAG
- a CDS encoding amidohydrolase family protein, whose protein sequence is MSTPVRLLGTPADELRIAAVGTSEVIRIARGPSAPAADADTAGTVHSKIDMHHHYCAPEWREWAVHHGLITPEQLPPWARLDTEASIRFMDDAGITTAVLKPMLPARYRSSAQLREAINITLRSMIEVATSHPGRFSYYVPLFLDDQEASSWAVRRGLGQLGAAGVNLTANYGGVYLGDPAYDRLFHELNDYSAVVDTHPHNLPGGPPGAPTVPGIPNFMCDFLLDTTRAAVNMISRRTLDRFPDLSVVLPHAGGFLPYIATRLQALGRFCEPRVEPAAVRDHLGRFYYDTAGPMAPAATLLEHVPADHVLFGTDWPAAPADTVLDLALPALEADPAFTPEQLRGIYHGNAMRLIPQLATA, encoded by the coding sequence GTGAGTACCCCTGTGCGTCTCCTGGGAACACCGGCGGACGAACTGCGCATCGCGGCGGTCGGCACCAGCGAGGTCATCCGGATCGCCCGGGGCCCCTCCGCGCCCGCCGCGGACGCGGACACGGCGGGCACGGTCCATTCGAAGATCGACATGCACCACCACTACTGCGCTCCCGAGTGGCGCGAGTGGGCGGTGCACCACGGGCTGATCACACCGGAGCAGCTGCCCCCGTGGGCGCGCCTCGACACCGAGGCGTCGATCCGGTTCATGGACGACGCGGGCATCACCACGGCCGTCCTCAAGCCGATGCTGCCGGCGCGCTACCGGTCGTCGGCGCAGCTGCGCGAGGCGATCAACATCACGCTGCGGTCGATGATCGAGGTGGCGACCTCACACCCGGGGCGGTTCTCGTACTACGTGCCGCTCTTCCTGGACGACCAGGAGGCCTCGTCCTGGGCCGTGCGCCGGGGCCTCGGGCAGCTCGGCGCCGCCGGCGTCAACCTGACCGCCAACTACGGGGGCGTCTACCTCGGGGACCCCGCCTACGACCGGCTCTTCCACGAGCTGAACGACTACTCGGCGGTGGTGGACACCCACCCGCACAACCTCCCGGGCGGCCCGCCCGGCGCTCCGACGGTTCCGGGGATCCCGAACTTCATGTGCGACTTCCTGCTCGACACCACCCGGGCCGCCGTGAACATGATCAGCAGGAGGACGCTGGACCGGTTCCCGGACCTCTCGGTGGTCCTGCCGCACGCCGGCGGCTTCCTGCCGTACATCGCCACGCGCCTGCAGGCACTGGGCCGGTTCTGCGAACCGAGGGTGGAGCCCGCCGCCGTACGCGACCACCTGGGCCGCTTCTACTACGACACCGCGGGCCCCATGGCGCCCGCGGCGACCCTGCTGGAGCACGTGCCCGCCGACCACGTCCTCTTCGGCACCGACTGGCCCGCCGCCCCCGCCGACACGGTCCTGGACCTGGCACTGCCCGCCCTGGAAGCGGACCCGGCCTTCACTCCGGAGCAGCTGCGGGGGATCTACCACGGCAACGCGATGCGCCTGATCCCGCAGCTGGCGACGGCCTGA
- a CDS encoding AIM24 family protein produces MKSDLFASENLAQAAVAPGMSLQNAKSVRYNVNGEMLARQGSMVAFRGNLQFERKGQGIGGMLKRAVTGEGLALMSVRGQGEAWFAHQAGNCFIVDFEPGDALTVNGRNVLCFDPTLSYEIKMVKGAGMTGGGLFNSLFTGTGKLAVVCDGNPIVIPVTAQSPVFVDTDAVVGWSAQLETGLHRSQSVGSMIRGGSGEAVQLKLSGEGFVIVRPSEATETAAAH; encoded by the coding sequence ATGAAGAGTGACCTTTTCGCGTCCGAGAACCTGGCCCAGGCGGCCGTCGCCCCCGGCATGAGCCTGCAGAACGCCAAGTCCGTGAGGTACAACGTCAACGGGGAGATGCTGGCCCGTCAGGGATCGATGGTCGCCTTCCGCGGCAACCTGCAGTTCGAGCGCAAGGGCCAGGGCATAGGCGGCATGCTCAAGCGGGCCGTCACGGGCGAGGGCCTGGCGCTCATGTCCGTACGCGGCCAGGGCGAGGCCTGGTTCGCCCACCAGGCGGGCAACTGCTTCATCGTCGACTTCGAGCCGGGTGACGCCCTCACCGTCAACGGTCGCAACGTGCTCTGCTTCGACCCGACCCTGTCCTACGAGATCAAGATGGTGAAGGGCGCCGGCATGACCGGCGGCGGCCTCTTCAACAGCCTCTTCACCGGTACCGGCAAGCTCGCCGTCGTCTGCGACGGCAACCCGATCGTCATCCCGGTGACCGCGCAGTCGCCGGTCTTCGTCGACACGGACGCGGTGGTCGGCTGGAGCGCCCAGCTGGAGACCGGCCTGCACCGCTCGCAGTCGGTCGGCTCGATGATCCGCGGCGGCTCCGGTGAGGCCGTCCAGCTGAAGCTGAGCGGTGAGGGCTTCGTCATCGTCCGCCCGAGCGAGGCCACCGAGACGGCGGCCGCGCACTGA
- a CDS encoding aminoacyl-tRNA hydrolase gives MSSQHTNDTPAVPAVGADSAFRREHVLRDEAPQFVLPLVVRIEKAEPPARTDALETAARAVLVLLTDERARGGGEWAQAVRDWQDARIRKVVRRARGAEWRKAESLPGITVHGDAAQVRVFPPVPLDGWPKELAKLQVSGTDLDDPGPVPAAEGSGLPVLWLNPELGMSAGKAMAQAGHAAQLAWWELTGAERAAWQESGFRLAVRTAARERWAELSGSGLPVVRDAGFTEIAPGSATVVADHPALRTRL, from the coding sequence ATGAGCAGCCAGCACACGAACGACACCCCGGCCGTACCGGCGGTCGGGGCCGACAGCGCCTTCCGGCGGGAGCACGTACTGCGCGACGAGGCCCCGCAGTTCGTCCTGCCACTGGTGGTGCGCATCGAGAAGGCGGAGCCGCCCGCCCGGACCGACGCCCTGGAGACCGCCGCCCGGGCGGTGCTGGTGCTGCTCACCGACGAACGGGCGCGGGGCGGGGGCGAGTGGGCGCAGGCGGTCCGCGACTGGCAGGACGCGCGGATCCGCAAGGTGGTCCGGCGGGCACGCGGCGCGGAGTGGCGCAAGGCGGAGAGCCTGCCGGGGATCACCGTCCACGGCGACGCCGCGCAGGTACGGGTCTTCCCGCCGGTGCCCCTCGACGGCTGGCCCAAGGAGCTGGCCAAGCTCCAGGTGTCGGGCACCGACCTCGACGACCCGGGGCCGGTCCCCGCGGCCGAGGGCTCCGGGCTGCCCGTGCTGTGGCTCAACCCGGAACTCGGCATGTCGGCCGGCAAGGCGATGGCCCAGGCCGGTCACGCCGCGCAGCTGGCGTGGTGGGAGCTGACGGGTGCGGAGCGGGCCGCCTGGCAGGAGTCGGGCTTCCGACTGGCCGTACGGACCGCCGCGCGCGAGCGGTGGGCGGAGCTGAGCGGGAGCGGGCTGCCGGTGGTCCGCGACGCCGGCTTCACCGAGATCGCCCCCGGCAGCGCGACCGTCGTCGCCGACCATCCGGCGCTGCGGACACGCCTCTGA
- a CDS encoding alkaline phosphatase PhoX encodes MSVPRRSLLAAGAIAFSGALGALFAGGSPASARAAARAGGGYGPLLPDPRGLLDLPAGFTYRVLSRAGDPLRSGEGPVPANCDGMAAFDAGAGRVRLVRNHENRATAALRVPAVPGLTYDPGALGGCTALDLAADGRVTGERVALAGTAVNCAGGRTPWNTWLSCEETEDRAGTSGYTRDHGYVFEVDPARPHRTGAVPLTAMGRFAHEAVAVDPYRGVVYETEDAFDRPFGLFYRFLPERPLGGAGSLRAGGVLEALRVPGLADLAAVDETGAEFPVEWVPVPDPSAAGTPIRYQDFGPGGITHAQKLEGCYWGGHGVHFVSSYARRAEGAPADHHGQVWFYDPRRARLRLDVLFGPSADVALPGDSPDNICLAPDGGLMVCEDGGGAQYVLGVTADGEVYPVARNAQDVGGPGAPEWGEFAGVAFSPDGRTMYVNAYAPGTTFAVTGPWRR; translated from the coding sequence GTGTCCGTCCCCCGGCGCAGCCTGCTCGCCGCCGGCGCCATCGCCTTCAGCGGGGCGCTGGGCGCGCTGTTCGCCGGCGGCTCCCCCGCCTCGGCCCGGGCCGCCGCCCGGGCCGGCGGCGGGTACGGGCCGCTGCTCCCCGACCCGCGCGGGCTCCTCGACCTGCCCGCCGGGTTCACCTACCGGGTCCTCTCCCGCGCGGGCGACCCGCTGCGCTCCGGGGAGGGCCCCGTCCCCGCCAACTGCGACGGCATGGCCGCCTTCGACGCCGGGGCCGGCCGGGTGCGGCTGGTGCGCAACCACGAGAACCGGGCCACCGCCGCCCTGCGGGTGCCCGCCGTACCGGGGCTGACGTACGACCCCGGGGCGCTCGGCGGGTGCACGGCCCTGGACCTCGCCGCGGACGGGCGGGTGACCGGCGAGCGGGTCGCCCTGGCCGGTACCGCCGTCAACTGCGCGGGCGGCCGCACCCCCTGGAACACATGGCTGAGCTGTGAGGAGACAGAGGACCGGGCCGGGACCTCCGGTTACACCCGCGACCACGGCTACGTCTTCGAGGTGGACCCCGCCCGGCCCCACCGCACCGGCGCGGTCCCGCTCACCGCGATGGGCCGCTTCGCGCACGAGGCCGTGGCCGTGGACCCGTACCGGGGGGTGGTGTACGAGACCGAGGACGCCTTCGACCGGCCCTTCGGGCTGTTCTACCGGTTCCTGCCGGAGCGGCCGCTCGGCGGCGCCGGTTCGCTGCGGGCGGGCGGCGTCCTGGAGGCCCTGCGGGTCCCGGGGCTGGCGGACCTGGCGGCGGTGGACGAAACGGGCGCGGAGTTCCCGGTGGAGTGGGTGCCCGTACCGGACCCCTCGGCGGCCGGCACCCCGATCCGGTACCAGGACTTCGGCCCGGGCGGCATCACCCACGCGCAGAAGCTGGAGGGCTGCTACTGGGGAGGCCACGGCGTGCACTTCGTGTCCAGCTACGCCCGCCGGGCCGAGGGCGCGCCCGCCGACCACCACGGGCAGGTGTGGTTCTACGACCCGCGCCGCGCCCGGCTCCGGCTGGACGTTCTCTTCGGTCCGTCCGCCGACGTGGCGCTGCCCGGGGACTCCCCCGACAACATCTGCCTGGCCCCGGACGGCGGGCTGATGGTCTGCGAGGACGGCGGCGGGGCGCAGTACGTGCTCGGGGTGACGGCGGACGGCGAGGTCTACCCGGTGGCCCGCAACGCCCAGGACGTCGGCGGCCCGGGGGCGCCGGAGTGGGGGGAGTTCGCCGGGGTCGCCTTCTCCCCCGACGGGCGGACGATGTACGTCAACGCCTACGCCCCCGGCACGACCTTCGCCGTGACGGGCCCCTGGCGGCGCTGA